The Streptomyces sp. SS1-1 genome has a segment encoding these proteins:
- a CDS encoding small basic family protein has protein sequence MIAVLGLVVGVVAGLLVRPEVPAVVEPYLPIAVVAALDAVFGGLRAMLDGIFDDKVFVVSFLSNVVVAALIVFLGDKLGVGAQLSTGVVVVLGIRIFSNAAAIRRHVFRA, from the coding sequence GTGATCGCCGTACTGGGCCTCGTCGTGGGCGTCGTGGCCGGCCTGTTGGTCCGGCCCGAGGTTCCGGCGGTCGTCGAGCCGTATCTGCCGATCGCCGTCGTGGCGGCTCTCGACGCCGTCTTCGGTGGTCTGCGGGCCATGCTCGACGGCATCTTCGACGACAAGGTCTTCGTCGTGTCGTTCCTGTCGAACGTGGTCGTGGCCGCGTTGATCGTGTTCCTGGGCGACAAGTTGGGCGTGGGCGCGCAGCTGTCCACCGGCGTCGTCGTCGTGCTCGGCATCCGGATCTTCTCCAACGCCGCCGCGATCCGCCGGCACGTCTTCCGGGCGTGA
- the ptsP gene encoding phosphoenolpyruvate--protein phosphotransferase, producing the protein METTLRGVGVSHGVAIGEVRHMGTAVLEPPAKQIPPEDAEREQGRARKAVEAVAADLMARGNLAGGEAQAVLEAQAMMAQDPELMADVERRIAVGSTAERAVYDAFAAYRELLAGAGEYLAGRVADLDDVRNRIVARLLGVPMPGVPDSDEPYVLVARDLAPADTALLDPTLVLGFVTEEGGPTSHSAILARALGVPAVVALPGAGELAEGTVVAVDGSTGDVFVEPSAQKRAELEAAAAERKAALAASTGPGATADGHKVPLLANVGGPSDVPAAVEAGAEGVGLFRTEFLFLDDSKQAPSEEKQVAAYRQVLEAFPEGRVVVRVLDAGADKPLDFLTPADEPNPALGVRGLRTLLDHPDVLRTQLTALAKAAEGLPVYLEVMAPMVADRADAKAFANACREAGLRAKFGAMVEIPSAALRARSILQEVEFLSLGTNDLAQYTFAADRQVGAVSRLQDPWQPALLDLVALSAEAAKAEGKSCGVCGEAASDPLLACVLTGLGVTSLSMGSASIPYVRATLAKYTLAQCERAAAAARATDSADEARSAAQAVLSGE; encoded by the coding sequence ATGGAGACAACGCTGCGAGGCGTCGGCGTGAGCCACGGTGTGGCGATCGGCGAGGTACGGCACATGGGGACGGCGGTCCTGGAACCGCCGGCCAAGCAGATCCCGCCGGAGGACGCCGAGCGTGAACAGGGGCGCGCTCGCAAGGCCGTGGAGGCGGTGGCCGCCGATCTGATGGCACGCGGCAACCTTGCGGGCGGCGAGGCCCAGGCCGTGCTCGAGGCCCAGGCCATGATGGCCCAAGACCCCGAGCTGATGGCCGACGTGGAGCGCAGGATCGCCGTCGGCAGCACGGCAGAGCGTGCCGTGTACGACGCCTTCGCCGCGTACCGCGAGCTGCTGGCCGGTGCCGGTGAGTACCTGGCGGGGCGTGTGGCGGACCTCGATGACGTGCGGAACCGTATCGTCGCGCGGCTGCTGGGTGTCCCGATGCCGGGTGTCCCGGACAGTGACGAGCCGTACGTGCTGGTGGCCCGTGATCTCGCGCCGGCCGACACGGCGCTGCTGGACCCGACGCTGGTCCTCGGGTTCGTGACCGAGGAGGGTGGGCCGACCAGCCACAGCGCGATCCTGGCGCGGGCGCTCGGTGTGCCCGCCGTGGTCGCGCTGCCGGGCGCCGGTGAGCTGGCCGAGGGCACGGTCGTCGCGGTGGACGGCAGCACCGGCGACGTCTTCGTGGAACCGAGCGCGCAGAAGCGGGCCGAGCTGGAGGCCGCGGCCGCCGAGCGCAAGGCCGCGCTGGCCGCTTCGACCGGGCCGGGCGCCACGGCGGACGGGCACAAGGTGCCGCTGCTGGCCAACGTGGGCGGGCCGTCCGACGTGCCGGCGGCCGTGGAGGCCGGCGCCGAGGGTGTGGGTCTGTTCCGCACGGAGTTCCTCTTCCTCGACGACAGCAAGCAGGCGCCGTCGGAGGAGAAGCAGGTCGCGGCCTACCGCCAGGTGCTGGAGGCCTTCCCCGAGGGGCGGGTCGTCGTCCGTGTCCTGGACGCGGGCGCGGACAAGCCGCTGGACTTCCTGACGCCGGCCGACGAGCCCAACCCGGCGCTGGGCGTGCGCGGGCTGCGGACGCTGCTGGACCACCCCGACGTGCTGCGGACGCAGTTGACGGCGCTGGCCAAGGCTGCCGAGGGTCTGCCGGTGTACCTCGAGGTCATGGCCCCGATGGTGGCCGACCGCGCCGACGCCAAGGCGTTCGCGAACGCGTGCCGTGAGGCGGGGCTGCGCGCCAAATTCGGCGCGATGGTCGAGATCCCGTCGGCCGCGTTGCGGGCGCGGTCCATCCTGCAGGAGGTCGAGTTCCTGTCGCTGGGGACGAACGACCTCGCGCAGTACACGTTCGCCGCGGACCGTCAGGTGGGTGCGGTGTCGCGCCTTCAGGACCCGTGGCAGCCTGCGCTGCTCGACCTGGTCGCGCTGTCCGCAGAGGCGGCGAAGGCCGAGGGCAAGAGCTGTGGCGTGTGCGGTGAGGCGGCGTCGGATCCGCTCCTGGCGTGTGTGCTGACCGGTCTGGGGGTGACCTCCCTGTCGATGGGGTCTGCGTCGATCCCGTACGTGCGGGCCACGCTGGCGAAGTACACGCTGGCCCAGTGCGAGCGTGCGGCCGCCGCGGCGCGTGCGACGGACAGCGCCGACGAGGCGCGCAGCGCCGCTCAGGCTGTGCTGTCGGGCGAGTAG
- a CDS encoding PTS glucose transporter subunit IIA encodes MTTVTSPLAGRAVGLASVPDPVFSGAMVGPGTAIDPVREPSEAVSPVDGVVVSLHPHAFVVVDDQGHGVLTHLGIDTVQLNGEGFELLVSKGDTVARGQAVVRWDPSAVEAAGKSPVCPVVALEATAEALSELRESGEVKAGDSLFTWK; translated from the coding sequence ATGACCACCGTGACGTCCCCGCTCGCCGGACGCGCCGTAGGACTGGCGTCCGTACCGGATCCGGTCTTCTCCGGGGCCATGGTCGGCCCGGGCACCGCGATCGACCCCGTCCGTGAGCCGTCCGAGGCCGTGTCTCCGGTGGACGGAGTCGTCGTCTCGCTTCACCCGCACGCGTTCGTCGTCGTCGACGACCAGGGTCACGGCGTCCTCACCCACCTCGGCATCGACACCGTGCAGCTGAACGGTGAGGGCTTCGAACTGCTGGTGAGCAAGGGCGACACCGTGGCCCGCGGCCAGGCCGTCGTCCGCTGGGACCCGTCCGCCGTCGAGGCCGCCGGCAAGTCCCCGGTGTGCCCGGTCGTCGCGCTCGAGGCCACGGCCGAGGCGCTGTCCGAGCTCCGTGAGAGCGGCGAAGTGAAGGCCGGCGACAGTCTCTTCACCTGGAAGTGA
- a CDS encoding CDP-alcohol phosphatidyltransferase family protein translates to MEVQETRVQTDRVLTIPNILSMARLVGVPLFLWLILRPEFGGPKSDGWALLVLALSGVSDYLDGKLARRWNQISSLGRLLDPAADRLYILSTLVGLTWREILPLWLTGVLLARELVLLVMVGILRRHGYPPPQVNFLGKAATFNLMYAFPLLLLSDGSGWISSLAAIFGWAFAGWGTTLYWWAGVLYVVQVRRLVRADAAMAD, encoded by the coding sequence GTGGAGGTCCAGGAGACCCGTGTCCAGACAGACCGGGTCCTCACCATCCCCAACATCCTCAGCATGGCGCGGCTCGTCGGCGTGCCGCTGTTCCTGTGGCTGATTCTGCGGCCCGAGTTCGGTGGGCCCAAGAGTGACGGCTGGGCGCTTCTGGTGCTGGCCCTGAGCGGTGTCAGTGACTACCTGGACGGCAAGCTCGCCAGGCGTTGGAACCAGATCAGCAGCCTCGGCCGGCTTCTCGACCCGGCGGCCGACCGACTCTACATTCTTTCCACTTTGGTCGGCCTCACCTGGCGGGAGATTCTGCCGCTGTGGTTGACCGGTGTACTGCTTGCGCGTGAGCTGGTTCTGCTGGTCATGGTGGGCATCCTCCGACGGCACGGCTATCCGCCGCCGCAGGTGAACTTCCTGGGGAAGGCGGCCACCTTCAACCTGATGTACGCGTTCCCGTTGCTGCTGCTCAGTGACGGTAGTGGTTGGATCTCGTCACTCGCTGCTATTTTCGGATGGGCGTTCGCCGGATGGGGTACAACGCTCTATTGGTGGGCAGGAGTCCTCTACGTGGTACAAGTCCGCCGCCTCGTTCGCGCGGACGCCGCCATGGCCGATTGA
- a CDS encoding bifunctional nuclease family protein, whose amino-acid sequence MNELDVVGVRVEMPSNQPIVLLREVGGDRYLPIWIGPGEATAIAFAQQGMAPARPLTHDLFKDVLEAVGQELTEVRITDLREGVFYAELVFASGVEVSARPSDAIALALRTGTPIYGSDGVLDDAGIAIPDEQEDEVEKFREFLDQISPEDFGTSSQ is encoded by the coding sequence GTGAACGAGCTCGATGTCGTAGGTGTCCGGGTCGAAATGCCCTCCAACCAACCGATCGTGCTCCTGCGTGAAGTGGGAGGCGACCGCTACCTCCCCATCTGGATCGGGCCCGGGGAGGCGACGGCGATCGCCTTCGCCCAGCAGGGCATGGCCCCCGCCCGACCGCTGACCCACGATCTGTTCAAGGACGTGCTCGAGGCGGTCGGCCAGGAGCTCACCGAAGTACGCATCACCGATCTGCGGGAGGGCGTCTTCTACGCCGAGCTGGTCTTCGCCAGCGGGGTCGAGGTGAGCGCCCGTCCGTCCGATGCCATAGCGCTGGCCCTGCGCACCGGAACGCCGATCTATGGCAGCGACGGTGTGCTGGACGACGCGGGGATCGCGATCCCGGACGAGCAGGAGGACGAGGTGGAGAAGTTCCGCGAGTTCCTCGACCAGATCTCGCCGGAGGACTTCGGCACCAGCAGTCAGTGA
- a CDS encoding mannose-1-phosphate guanyltransferase, which translates to MKAVVMAGGEGTRLRPMTSSMPKPLLPVANRPIMEHVLRLLKRHGLNETVVTVQFLASLVKNYFGDGEELGMELTYANEEKPLGTAGSVKNAEEALKDDAFLVISGDALTDFDLTELINFHKEKGSMVTVCLTRVPNPLEFGITIVDEEGRVERFLEKPTWGQVFSDTVNTGIYVMEPEVFDYVEADVPVDWSGDVFPQLMKEGKPIYGYVAEGYWEDVGTHESYVKAQADVLEGKVDVELDGFEISPGVWVAEGAEVHPDAVLRGPAYIGDYAKVEAGAEIREHTVVGSNVVVKSGAFLHKAVVHDNVYVGPHSNLRGCVVGKNTDIMRAARIEDGAVIGDECLIGEESIVQGNVRVYPFKTIEAGAFVNNSVIWESRGQAHLFGARGVSGILNVEITPELAVRLAGAYATTLKKGATVTTARDHSRGARALKRAVISALQASAIDVRDLENVPLPVARQQTARGSAGGIMIRTTPGVPDSVDIMFFDGQGADLSQASQRKLDRVFARQEYRRAFPGEIGDLHFPASVFDSYTGSLLRNVDTTGIAESGLKVVVDASNGSAGLVLPSLLGKLGVDSLTINPGLDESRPTESADTRRSGLVRLGEIVASARAAFGVRFDPVGERLSLVDEKGRIVEDDRALLVMLDLVAAERRSGRVALPVTTTRIAEQVAAYHGTQVEWTTTSPDDLTRVGGDEATIFGGDGRGGFIIPEFSSVFDGTAAFVRLIGLVARTQLTLSQIDARIPRAHVLKRDLATPWAVKGLVMRRVVEAAGDRFVDTTDGVRVVETDGRWVMVLPDPAEAVTHLWAEGPDDASAQALLDEWAAVVDSAGR; encoded by the coding sequence ATGAAGGCCGTCGTGATGGCCGGGGGCGAAGGCACACGCCTTCGCCCCATGACCTCGAGCATGCCCAAGCCGCTCCTGCCGGTGGCCAACCGGCCGATCATGGAGCACGTGCTGCGGCTGCTCAAAAGGCATGGGCTGAATGAGACCGTCGTTACCGTTCAGTTCTTGGCCTCTCTCGTCAAGAACTACTTCGGTGATGGCGAAGAGCTCGGTATGGAGCTCACGTATGCCAATGAGGAGAAGCCACTCGGTACCGCCGGAAGCGTCAAGAACGCAGAGGAAGCACTGAAGGACGACGCCTTCCTCGTCATTTCCGGCGATGCCCTGACGGACTTCGACCTCACCGAGCTCATCAACTTCCACAAGGAAAAGGGCTCGATGGTCACCGTCTGTCTGACGCGTGTGCCGAATCCGCTGGAATTCGGTATCACGATCGTCGACGAGGAGGGCCGCGTCGAGCGCTTCCTGGAGAAGCCGACCTGGGGCCAGGTCTTCTCGGACACCGTGAACACCGGTATCTACGTCATGGAGCCCGAGGTATTCGATTACGTCGAAGCCGATGTGCCCGTGGACTGGTCGGGTGACGTCTTCCCTCAGCTGATGAAGGAGGGCAAGCCCATCTACGGCTATGTCGCGGAGGGCTACTGGGAGGACGTCGGTACGCACGAGAGCTATGTGAAGGCCCAGGCAGACGTTCTGGAGGGCAAGGTCGACGTCGAGCTCGACGGCTTCGAGATCTCTCCCGGTGTGTGGGTGGCCGAGGGTGCCGAGGTGCACCCCGACGCCGTGCTGCGCGGGCCGGCGTACATCGGTGACTACGCCAAGGTCGAGGCCGGTGCCGAGATCCGGGAGCACACCGTCGTCGGCTCCAACGTCGTCGTCAAGAGCGGTGCCTTCCTGCACAAGGCCGTCGTGCACGACAACGTGTACGTCGGGCCGCACTCCAATCTCCGGGGCTGTGTCGTCGGCAAGAACACCGACATCATGCGTGCCGCGCGGATCGAGGACGGCGCGGTCATCGGTGACGAGTGCCTGATCGGTGAAGAATCGATCGTTCAGGGCAATGTGCGGGTGTACCCGTTCAAGACCATCGAGGCCGGTGCCTTCGTCAACAACTCGGTGATCTGGGAGTCCAGAGGCCAGGCGCATCTCTTCGGTGCCCGCGGTGTCTCCGGCATCCTGAACGTCGAGATCACGCCCGAGCTCGCGGTGCGGCTGGCGGGTGCGTACGCCACCACCCTGAAGAAGGGGGCCACCGTCACGACGGCCCGTGACCACTCGCGTGGTGCGCGGGCGCTGAAGCGGGCGGTGATCTCCGCGCTGCAGGCCAGCGCCATCGACGTACGGGACCTGGAGAACGTGCCGCTGCCGGTCGCGCGGCAGCAGACCGCGCGCGGCAGTGCCGGCGGCATCATGATCCGCACGACGCCCGGGGTGCCGGACTCGGTGGACATCATGTTCTTCGACGGGCAGGGCGCCGACCTGTCGCAGGCCAGTCAGCGCAAGCTGGACCGGGTCTTCGCACGGCAGGAGTACCGGCGCGCGTTCCCGGGCGAGATCGGCGACCTGCACTTCCCTGCGAGCGTCTTCGACTCCTACACCGGGTCGCTGCTGCGGAACGTCGACACGACCGGGATCGCCGAGTCCGGGCTCAAGGTCGTCGTGGACGCGTCCAACGGAAGCGCCGGTCTGGTGCTGCCCAGCCTGCTCGGCAAGCTGGGCGTGGACTCGCTGACGATCAACCCCGGTCTCGACGAGTCCCGGCCCACCGAGTCCGCCGACACCCGGCGGTCGGGTCTCGTGCGGCTGGGCGAGATAGTGGCGTCGGCGCGGGCCGCGTTCGGTGTGCGGTTCGACCCCGTCGGCGAGCGACTGTCGCTGGTCGACGAGAAGGGGCGGATCGTCGAGGACGACCGGGCCCTGCTCGTCATGCTCGACCTGGTGGCCGCGGAGCGGCGGAGCGGGCGCGTGGCCCTGCCGGTGACGACCACGAGGATCGCTGAGCAGGTGGCCGCCTATCACGGGACGCAGGTCGAGTGGACGACGACGTCGCCCGACGACCTGACCCGCGTGGGCGGCGACGAGGCGACGATCTTCGGTGGTGACGGCCGCGGCGGCTTCATCATCCCGGAGTTCAGCAGTGTCTTCGACGGCACCGCCGCCTTCGTGCGGCTGATCGGTCTGGTGGCGCGTACGCAGCTCACGCTCAGCCAGATCGACGCGCGGATCCCGCGGGCGCACGTCCTCAAGCGGGACCTCGCGACCCCGTGGGCCGTCAAGGGGCTCGTGATGCGTCGGGTCGTCGAGGCCGCCGGGGATCGCTTTGTCGATACGACCGACGGTGTGCGGGTCGTGGAGACGGACGGCCGCTGGGTGATGGTGCTGCCCGACCCGGCCGAGGCGGTCACCCATCTGTGGGCCGAGGGCCCGGACGACGCGTCCGCCCAGGCGCTGCTCGACGAGTGGGCGGCGGTCGTGGACAGCGCCGGACGCTGA
- a CDS encoding FHA domain-containing protein has protein sequence MSALVCTRCGNRNAENSRFCSNCGAPLRAGGAPERPSETTSTISISGIEAYDAETTGQTQIPALSPEAQAAVDALPVGSALLVVRRGPNSGSRFLLDGELTTAGRHPQSDIFLDDVTVSRRHVEFRRAQDGSFTVADVGSLNGTYVNRERIDQVALNNGDEVQIGKYRLVFYASQRGF, from the coding sequence ATGTCGGCCCTGGTGTGTACGAGGTGCGGTAACCGCAACGCGGAGAACAGCCGCTTCTGTTCCAACTGCGGCGCGCCGCTGCGTGCCGGCGGGGCGCCCGAGCGCCCGTCCGAGACGACGTCGACGATCTCCATCTCGGGCATCGAGGCCTACGACGCCGAGACCACGGGGCAGACGCAGATTCCCGCGCTCTCCCCTGAGGCACAGGCCGCCGTCGACGCGCTGCCGGTGGGTTCCGCGCTCCTGGTGGTGCGCCGTGGACCGAACTCGGGCAGCCGCTTCCTGCTGGACGGTGAGCTGACCACGGCCGGGCGGCACCCGCAGAGCGACATCTTCCTGGACGACGTGACGGTCTCGCGTCGGCACGTGGAGTTCCGCCGCGCCCAGGACGGCTCGTTCACGGTGGCCGACGTCGGCAGCCTCAACGGCACGTACGTCAACCGCGAGCGGATCGACCAGGTCGCCCTGAACAACGGCGACGAGGTGCAGATCGGCAAGTACCGGCTGGTCTTCTACGCGAGCCAGCGGGGCTTCTGA
- a CDS encoding MerR family transcriptional regulator gives MLKTPSGGAGNGAAATDGRPMSIGTVLTVLREEFPDVTISKIRFLESEGLVEPRRTPSGYRKFGQQDVERLRHVLRMQRDHYLPLKVIREHLDAMERGEAAALPALCRQRDGDGVLEPVEERTAARLGRAQLLAAAGIAEQQLAEWESYGLITPLPDGAYDAEAVTVATLVAELGRFGIEPRHLRVMKAAADREAGLVEQVVAPLKRHRNPQTRAHAEARAKELAGLTVRLHAALMQTALGVRLP, from the coding sequence ATGCTGAAAACACCGAGCGGCGGTGCCGGGAACGGCGCCGCCGCCACGGACGGTCGGCCGATGAGCATCGGCACGGTGCTGACCGTGCTCCGCGAGGAGTTCCCTGACGTCACGATCTCCAAGATCCGTTTCCTGGAGTCGGAAGGGCTGGTCGAGCCGCGCCGGACGCCCTCGGGCTATCGCAAATTCGGCCAGCAGGACGTCGAGCGGCTGCGCCACGTCCTGCGGATGCAGCGGGACCACTATCTGCCGCTGAAGGTGATCCGCGAGCATCTGGACGCCATGGAGCGCGGTGAGGCGGCGGCCCTGCCAGCGCTGTGCCGGCAGCGTGACGGCGACGGGGTCCTGGAGCCGGTCGAGGAGCGTACGGCGGCCCGCCTCGGGAGGGCGCAGCTGCTGGCCGCGGCGGGGATCGCCGAGCAGCAGCTCGCCGAGTGGGAGTCGTACGGGCTGATCACCCCCCTGCCGGACGGCGCCTACGACGCGGAGGCGGTGACCGTGGCGACGCTCGTGGCCGAGCTGGGCCGCTTCGGCATCGAGCCGCGGCACCTGCGGGTGATGAAGGCCGCCGCCGACCGTGAGGCCGGACTCGTGGAGCAGGTCGTCGCGCCGCTGAAGCGGCACCGCAACCCGCAGACCAGGGCTCATGCCGAGGCCAGGGCCAAGGAACTGGCCGGGCTCACCGTCCGGCTGCACGCAGCGCTGATGCAGACGGCGCTGGGCGTGCGGCTGCCCTGA
- a CDS encoding DUF881 domain-containing protein: MSNQDGTPENRLREELPEEVHTDPEEAPEAPEEDGDRPAELTGRQRLVKGLWPPRVSRAQLIVALLLFGLGFGLAVQVASNSDGDSALRGARQEDLVRILDELDDRTQRLEDEKQGLEKQRDELENSSDQAEEARRQTVEKEKQLGILAGTVAAEGPGITITIDDTKGTVEADMLLDAIQELRAAGAEAMQVNGVRIVAGTYLSDAGNTVSVDGNKINAPYRFKVIGKPQDLEPALNIPGGVVQTLEKEQATVTIERSDKIVVDALRAAKRPDYARSSSR; this comes from the coding sequence ATGAGCAACCAGGACGGCACCCCGGAGAACCGGCTGCGCGAGGAGTTGCCCGAGGAGGTGCACACCGACCCCGAAGAGGCTCCTGAGGCCCCTGAGGAGGACGGTGACCGCCCGGCGGAGCTGACCGGCCGGCAGCGGCTGGTGAAGGGCCTGTGGCCGCCGCGGGTGAGCCGCGCCCAACTCATCGTGGCGCTGCTGCTGTTCGGGCTCGGCTTCGGTCTCGCGGTCCAGGTCGCCTCGAACAGCGACGGCGACAGCGCGCTGCGCGGAGCACGCCAGGAAGATCTTGTCCGCATCCTCGATGAACTCGATGACCGCACTCAGCGTCTTGAGGACGAGAAGCAAGGTCTCGAGAAGCAGCGGGACGAACTGGAGAACAGTTCCGACCAGGCCGAGGAGGCCCGCAGGCAGACCGTCGAGAAGGAGAAGCAACTCGGCATCCTGGCGGGCACCGTGGCCGCTGAGGGACCTGGCATCACGATCACCATCGACGACACGAAGGGGACGGTCGAGGCGGACATGCTGCTCGACGCGATCCAGGAGCTGCGCGCGGCCGGGGCGGAGGCGATGCAGGTGAACGGTGTCCGCATCGTCGCCGGCACCTATCTGTCCGACGCGGGCAACACCGTGAGCGTCGACGGGAACAAGATCAACGCCCCGTATCGTTTCAAGGTCATCGGCAAACCGCAGGATCTGGAGCCGGCCCTCAACATCCCGGGAGGCGTGGTCCAGACACTGGAGAAGGAGCAGGCCACCGTGACCATCGAGCGGTCTGACAAGATCGTTGTGGACGCCTTGCGAGCGGCGAAGCGGCCTGACTACGCTCGGTCGTCCTCCCGGTGA
- a CDS encoding DUF881 domain-containing protein, which translates to MCGMPQPPVRSTPTRPPRPDASMSLLTNVMDHSLDDGYAQAAARKKAAGEGGLPKTLRAKLGLAVGLVLAALVVTVGAAQARVAAPVVAKEREELVDRVEKETEAADELEKTVDELRADVSARQREALKSAGHGEQADLVSILSGAVEVTGPGVKLVVDDAKEAGDAAGGDARGSSGFSDTGRVRDRDMQRVVNGLWESGAEAVSINGQRLTALSAIRAAGDAILVDNRPLVPPYTVLAVGDGERLSRAFQDSADGLYLNALQENFGIRTSISAQEDLRLPAAPSVIVRTAQPNTETTEKGTS; encoded by the coding sequence ATGTGCGGCATGCCGCAGCCCCCCGTTCGGAGCACACCCACGCGCCCGCCGCGTCCGGACGCGTCCATGTCGCTGCTCACCAACGTCATGGACCACAGTCTCGACGACGGCTACGCGCAGGCCGCCGCCCGCAAGAAGGCCGCCGGTGAGGGAGGGCTGCCCAAGACGCTGCGGGCCAAGCTGGGGCTCGCCGTGGGCCTCGTGCTCGCGGCGCTCGTGGTGACCGTGGGAGCAGCGCAGGCGCGCGTGGCGGCGCCCGTCGTGGCCAAGGAGCGTGAAGAGCTCGTCGACCGCGTCGAGAAGGAGACCGAGGCGGCGGACGAGCTGGAGAAGACGGTCGACGAGCTGCGCGCCGACGTGAGCGCGCGGCAGCGCGAGGCGCTCAAGTCGGCCGGTCACGGCGAGCAGGCCGACCTGGTGAGCATCCTGTCCGGTGCCGTCGAGGTGACGGGGCCGGGCGTGAAGCTGGTCGTGGACGACGCCAAGGAGGCGGGCGACGCCGCCGGGGGAGACGCGCGCGGGTCGTCCGGGTTCTCGGACACAGGGCGGGTGCGCGACCGCGACATGCAGCGCGTCGTCAACGGACTCTGGGAGTCCGGCGCGGAGGCCGTCTCGATCAACGGGCAACGGCTGACCGCCCTGTCCGCGATCAGGGCCGCGGGGGACGCGATACTGGTCGACAACAGGCCGCTGGTGCCGCCGTACACGGTGCTCGCGGTGGGGGACGGGGAGCGGCTGAGCCGCGCCTTCCAGGACAGCGCCGACGGCCTGTACCTGAACGCCCTGCAGGAGAACTTCGGCATCCGGACCAGCATCTCCGCGCAGGAGGACCTCCGCCTGCCCGCGGCTCCGAGCGTGATCGTCCGTACAGCACAGCCGAACACCGAGACAACTGAGAAGGGCACATCGTGA